In Acidobacteriota bacterium, the DNA window GATTGTCGAAATTCGGCCTTCACGGCTTGCTGCTGACGAATTGTGGTTTGCCAACTCCACAAATAGTCATCCACGATCAGGTTGGCGCTCAATCGAGCGTCCACGTTGTCTCCGATCTGCACCGCCACAGGCTTCAGAAACGGAAACATCGCGCTGCCATACACTGCCGCCCCGCCGCCCGGCGCATTACTGAAGCCGACACCATCGGCCAGCACAGTGTCAAACCAAACCAACACTCCGTGCGCGTCGCCTGGTTGCGTGATATTCCAGTGAAGGTCTGCGCTGACGTTGGCGGATTCGAGAGTTGAATAATCAAGCTCTGCCCAAGGTTTCGCTTCGGTCAAAAGCTGATCGGCTGCGACGCGCCCTTTGCTCCAGGTGTTAAGCACGAGCTTGCGCGCCGCTTGCATGTTGAAACCGTGATTATGCTGTTCCCAAGGCTCGACAAATTCCGCATACAGTTTTGGCGCGGTGACAATCGCCGCCCACATCGTGTCGTGTTGCGGAATCAGCACTCCGCCCGGAGCCAAGTGACGCCGCCGAGCATCCGCAATCGAAGCGAAGTGATGCCCCAGAAACGGCAACACGCCGCGCAGGTCGGAAACGATCACGTCCGCTCGTTCGGGCAAGGTGATGTTGGTCGAAAGGTCCTGTATGAATTCTATCCGGTCTGCGTAACCGTTCGCCGCGGCGATTTCGCGTGCAATTTGAATCGCATCGTTCGGTTCAACCGCGTAAACGCGCCGCGCGCCAAGCTGGCAAGCCAGTAGCGCACAGATTCCGGTTCCGGCGCCAATATCCAACACCACCGATCCGGGTTTAACGGATTGCCGCAACGCTTGGACATAGGTTTCCATACGCACCTGGTCGGCCATCATTGATCCGTAACTGGCTACGCTATACATAATTGTTCGAGGCTGGCTGATTGATTCTCCGCTTCATTTTCCACAGATCGGGCGAAGCGCATAAGAGGTCTGGGCAGGTTTTGAACATCTTCGACAATGGACTGGCAAAGCTTGGGAATGAATTTTGGATCTGCGTGCGGAGTGATTTTTCGTAACGGGATTTGTCGGCATAAACGGCCTAAAGAACCAAACTCGGCGGCTCGCATCGGTTTCTCCAGCAGGTAATTTGCGTACGTGTTGGCTACCAGCGTCACCAGTTTTTGATTGTCAGGTAGCGATTCGACAAAAGGCGCTGCCGGATTAGAGCTGCGTTCGTCTAGAACGTAAATGGCTGCGAGCGTCACCGGTTGCCTCTGAAATCCCACGCGGCTTTCCGCCAAATCCAGATAGCGTTTGTCCCAGGTCGGCGTCATCAACGGTAAAGCGTCTTCAGAACCGAACAAAGCCTCGACTGACGAAGGCCACAGCCGAACGCGGGGATACGCCGGACGCACCCAAAAACGGTCGGCCACTTCATCCAACGCCACAATGTCATCCGCCAGAACTTGATAGCCTGCGCCGGCAAATGCCGCAGCGGTCGTAGATTTTCCCGCGCCAGAAGCTCCAACCAAAGCAATTGCGCGCTCGCCTAGCACCACCGCGCTGGCGTGCAAACAGGTCACTCCGCGCAAGCGCAAAACCAAGCCAAGCACAGGTCCGAGCAAATACGTCGCTGCATCCTCCAGCGTTTGCGATTGCGGCCAGGTCACCCAAATTTGCGTTCCGCGCCGATCCAAAATGAATTCCGTGTTGTCGGCATAGAGCAGGCGAATGTATTCGCTCCCAGCCACATTCCAAACCCGCAGAACGGGTTCACCGTGATCATCTTCATAGGGAGTTGAATAGAATGCTTGCGCTTCGAGTAAAGCCGCATCTCGCCAATCAGGCATTTTCCCGAGCCAGACGTGCAAATCTGCAGCCTCGGCTGAATGTAAGGCTGTTGCTCCGGGAATCAAACTTTCGGCTTGAATCACCAAATTATAAGCAGTGCTGAGATATGACATAGGACGAGTGATTGTGCTGAAACCATTTGGAACGCAAATTCAAACGTTTAGGTTTTATCTGTCTGTCCCTTCCCCCCATCCATCATGCCGCTCATATCCACAGTGCGCGTGATCTCGCTGATATTGCCATAAAGTACCAGTTCAGGTTTTTGATAATTGCGTTTGACCAAAGTCTTTTCAATCTGGTTTTCCGAATTGCTGGTGGTGTTGCTGAAATTCATTCTCCCTCCTTGCTCGTAAGTTAGTGACTGGCCATTTCAAAGTTAGTCCGTCACGAATCGAGGAGAATTCAGGTTTTATTTGTCATTCCCATGCCGCCATCCGCCATTCCCATCATGTCAATTGCTTGAGTGATCTCGCTCAGGTTTCCATAAAGCACCAGTTCCGGACATTGATATACTTTCTTGGCTGCCTCATGTGCTTTGAGATTGTCCGAAACAACTGACAGATTCGACTCCATTTTTGTTCTCCTGATGTGATGATTGACCGGCCAATGTCAAAGCTGCCAGCCAAAAATTAAGACTTAACGGTCTGGCATTCACCCACAACCGATAATCATCTACCTCTCCCACGCAAGGTGGGACGGCATCTCTGTTGACAAAGTTCGCCAGCAGAGGTTCAGGGGAAAATTTATCAATCCAATGTGTGTGAGGGTTACGCAATGATTCAATGAAGGGGCTGCTCGTCAACGGGGATTTCGGGCGTAAACAAACTGACTTGGGTAATATCCCACGCATGGCTGCCCGTAACAACTCTTTTTTTAATAACCAGGGTACAGGGGGGAGGGATAAAGAAAATTCCAACAACCGTAAATCGGCCAAAGGATGCCGGTATTCAATTGGCATTCTGCATAAGCCTTCGTTACAACCTTCAAAATGTTGCGACCACATTGGATCATTCAACACTCTGTAGATCCGAGGGCGAACCGGATGTTGTGGTTGTTCGCGATTATATTCCTGCCAGCGTTCCGGCAAATTCAATCGTGAAGCAAAATCAGGGTTTAGCCAAGCTGGAAATTCGGATTCCGCGCGAATTCCACGCCGACGCCTGATCCAGGCGCGCAATCCGATGCGCGGAAATTCGCGCTGCGTCCAACTGTAACGCGCCAATTCAAACAACAACCTTCCAAGCTTCCGACGCCTGAACAAATCGTTGAAATACCAATTTGGCAACTCGAAAAAGAATGTATCGCCATCCGAACCGGTCAAAATCACTCTGTGGCGTTCGCCGCATTGCCGTGTCAAATCCAGATAATGGTTGAGAAAAGGGTTGTTCTCAGGTTCTGGTTGTTGAAATTCAGCCTCATTCCATCCGGCATAGGGCAAATAATCATCTGCCACAAAAAAATGAATCGGAATCTTCAGCTTCTCAGCGACCAACCCGGCGTAATACCGCTCTTGATCCGGAAACAGCCGGTCGTAAACTGCCGTGTGCGCTTCCATCTGGAACGCGCCCGAACGTTCAGCCAGTAACTCTTTCGCAATGGCGGCAACAGCAGCGGAATCCAATCCTCCACTCATTTGCACGCTGACACGATTTGTCCGCAACCGGTCAGAAACGGCGGCTCGCAGCAGGTCCAGAAATTCGTCTATAACATCCTGGCTGCGGCGATAGCGAATCAAATCTCCATCCGGCAAACTCCAATATCGTCGCAACCGGATTTCGCCCGCTTGATACGTCAAGGTATGGGCTGGCGGCAGACGTTGGATCTCAGCAAAAACCGTCGTCCGTAAATCCTGGTTTGAATCAAAGAGCAAAAAATCGCCGATGGCTTGTTCATTCAGTTCGGTCGAAACCCACGGGTGCAACCGAACGCAATTGAGTGTGTTGCTGAATACAAACTGATTACCAATATGCGCGTAAAAAAACGGTTTGATGCCAAAATGATCGCGCGCGCAAAACAATTGTCGCCGTCGCTTGTCCCAAATGGCGAATGCAAAATCGCCCAGCAAGTGTTCGACACAGCATTCTCCCCAAAGTTCATACGCCCGTAGAATCAATTCGGCATCCGTCGCCGTCTTTTCAACGCATTGCCCGCCGGAATGCAGCCGCGGGATTAAATCAGACCGCGCGTCAATTCTGGCGTCCGCTGTGATCCAAACTTGCCCGTCCAGGCTGAAAGGTTGCCGTTCGTGCAGCGATTCTTCCGTGGTTTGCAATAACGCATGACCAAACCCGACATTATCAAAGACCTCAAAATTCTGAGCATCCGGCCCGCAAAACGCCAGATAATCCGTCATGCGTTGCAGAAGTTGCGAATCAACCGGGCGTCCATCCGAATGGCAAATGCCAACAATGCCGCTCAAGGCAATCGAACCTCCGGCGGCCTGATTGAAGCTTCAAAGGGAGCAAACCGTTGTTCTTCGCTTGCCTGATTTTCCAGGGCCATTCCGAACACTTCCACCCAGGCATGCGCTTCAAAATTTCCGTGCTGCTTCCGGACGCCGATTCGCAATTCAGAATCAATCGCGTTTCGCCGCAACAACCACCACAACACCAACGATTGGGGCAAACAGTTGGCGCTGATCAAATGGTAACGTGCCGCACTGATTACCAGTCGTGCGATGTTCTTAGCGATGTCTCTTGCCTGGCCAATCTCCAATTCCGTTTCTACCAAATTGCCAGCAAACCGAATCATCAGTGCTTGAGTCCGCCTCAGCCCCAACAATCGTAAAAGCAATCTGACCAACGGCAGCAGCGACCAGGCTTGCAACAGCCATCGTCGTTCTTGTCCGGACATCGCGTTCACCTTCGCCAGCTTATTCACCTTGTAACTCCACTAGGCCGTGTGCCAGTAGTTTTTGCAGCAAATCGTTCAGGTCTTTTTGCAAGACCTCGGCGCTGACTTCGTATTCGGCCAGCAATTCTTCGGAAGCTGCCTGGATCGAAGCGTTTTCGGTCAATGCTTGCCACATGCGAGTGCCGATGCTATCCAGCCCAAAGTATTGCTCGTCCTTCAGATTTAACAGCACTGCTTCTTCGCCGATCACATTGATCAGCGTATCGGGCGGGACAACGACTCGCTTTGCGAAAGAAACTTCCATATTGTGTTTCATGTCTGACAGCGAATCAGCCAATGCTTCGCAGCAAGCCCTTCGCTCCCAGCATCACCAATCGCGGCTGCGAAGCAACCAGTCTGAAATACATCTGCGCCAGATCGTCGCGGGTTTCGGCGGATAGGACGCCTTTCAACTCTCCGTCCATAAATTCAATCAGCCGGTCGTAATCCGAATCCGTGAATCCGTCCAGCACTTTACGCACCAGCAAATGTAAATCCAGTTCGCGTTTCAATCCGCGACTTTCCTTGCCGACGCTGCGACCTTCCAAAATCGCTTCGACGACGGCGCGGACGCCCCGAAAGCCTGTCACCACGCCGCCAACCGTGGTCACTTTGACCTGCGCCGTGGAATCGCCCACCAGAAACACTCGCCGACTGACTTCTTTCACACGGGCCGAATACTCGTATTTGTGCATGGGCACTTTGGAGGACTGGTATTCCAATGGTTGCCAACCACGTTCTTTCAGAAACGATTTCAAACTGACGCCAGCCTGACGCGCATCGTCGGCAATCAAGCCCACGGCCGCGATGTCATCCGATTCGGGAATCAACCAATAAAAGTATTTCGTTCGCTCAACATCAAACCAGACTTGATAGGTGTCGCGCCGAACATCTTTGGGACGCTTTATCCGCGCCTGCAACAGCGAAGTGTGAAAATGACCGTTGTACGAAGCCGCTTTGGCTACGGCGCTATACACGCCATCCGCACCAATCAAATAATCCACCATTTCGTGTTTGTCCGTGCCGGTTTCCAGGTCTTTATAAGAAATCGCCACGCCGTTTTGAGCGGAAACGAACGATTGAAAGCGACGATTCAAAGAAATCTTGACGCCAAGTTCCTCGGCCATGCGCGCCAACATCAAAATCAATTTTTCGCGCGCGATAATCAGATCGGGGCGGTCCAGCTCCATTTTGGAACTTCGGGATTTGGAAAACAGATCAATGTGTTTCACTTCGTTGAGAATGATTTCGTGCGGAACAAATCCCATCACTTCGTGGATTTTGTCCGTGACAATCAGCGTTCGGACCGCCGGATCCAGTTTCGCCGCCCGTTCCAAAACTTCGACCTCGTGTCCGGCATTTGCCAACAGGTATGCGGCAAACAGGCCTGACGTCGAAGCGCCTGCGATGACAATTTTCATTTATCTGGGACCACCGGTGGGGGAACCCGGTTCAACTCCTTCGGGGATTTTTCGTGAGAAATTAAACAGGGGGCAATATACTTTCGGGGCATTACCGTGGCAAGAAGCCATAGGGACTTTTCCATCAGAGCTTTTTCTGGCGCGTTTCCCATTTGCCGCGAAAACTGATCCAGAACGACAATGAAATCAAATACAAATCGAGCCGAAAACTTTGTTTGCGAATGTACAGCAAATCGTAGCGAAATTTCCGCAGCGCAGTGGAATCTTTCGGAATGAAAATCGTCGCCACGCTGGTCAATCCCGGACGCACGGCCAACCGTTCAATAAATCCGCGCACCTGTTCATATTCCAGGCGCTGCCCTGTTTCATCATAAATAATTTCGCCGACCGCCAAGGCTCTGGGGCCGACAAAACTCATTTCTCCGCGCAGGATGTTAATGATCTGCGGCAACTCGTCCAATCCGGTTGCGCGCAACAATCGGCCAATCCGTGTAATGCGTTGATCGTTTTCGACGGCCTGTTTCAACCCGAATTTTCGATCCGCATCGGCAATCATGGTTCGGAATTTCAACACGGAAAACGGTTTGCCATACCTGCCCCAACGCCGTTGCCGATAAAAAATCGGGCCGCCGTCTTCCAGTTTGATCAGCACCGCCACCAGAATCGAAAACGGCGCCGACAGCGCCAACATTAACAAGGAAAGCATCACATCCAACGGTCGTTTGAGTGATGGTTCGCGATGATTGCGGGAACGAAAAAACGAGCCGACATCAATTCCGTTTGGCCCGGCGGGTAAAACGGCTTCGTCAACCGAAGATTGATAAAACTGTGGGTTCATACGTGGGGATGTTCTCTTTTCATGTTTAACACTATCGGAATTTCAGCGAGTGCAAGAACTCATCACAACGGGGCAAAGGCTCAAAGCATCAAAGAAGTTCTTTACTCAAACAACCTTTGAACCTTTGTCCCCTTGATCCTTTGCGGTGAAAAAGGTGTTCTTATCCACATCTATCCCGCCAGTGATTTTTTTCCGGCTGCCACTTCGTGCAGCAGTTCGTTGTATTTCGCCGTCAATTTTTGGCGACTCAGATGTTCTTCGACATAGCGCCTGCCGTTTACTCCAAATTGGCATAATTGTTCGGGCTGTCCGGCCAGTTTCTGAATGGCGTCGGCCAGCGAAGCGGGGTCTTCGGGCGGCACGCCCAATCCACAATTCGCGGTTTTGATCAGTGAAGCAATTTCCGAATCCAGCGGCACGGAAGCCAATACGGGCCGCGCGCTGGCCATAATCGAATAGGTTTTGCTGGGAACGTTCATTTGCCCCAACTGTTTGTTGAGCGTCACCAACGATAAATCCGCCGCGCCCAACATATCGGGCAACATTTCCTTGGGTTGCGTCGGCAAAAAGCGGATGTTGTTGAGTCCAAGTTCGTTTGCTCTGTGTATTAATCCGGGTTTGGCGTTGCCTTCGCCGACAATCAAAAATTGTATGTTCGGATCGTGCTGTAACAGCCGCGCAGTTTCGACGACGTTTTCCAGCATGGCGATAAACCCCAAATTTCCGGCAAACATCACCACGAAATCTCCGTTCAAACCGTTGGCCACGCGAAACCGATTGTGTTTATCCACCGGACGAATCGTTTCGACATTGGCCCAATTCGGAATGATTTCGATTTTTTCTTCCGGAACGCCTTTGTTAAGCAGGTTTTCTTTCATCCCTTCGGAAAGAACCGTCACCCGCGAAGAGGCGCGATAAATGAATTTTTCCAGGT includes these proteins:
- a CDS encoding lasso peptide biosynthesis B2 protein is translated as MNKLAKVNAMSGQERRWLLQAWSLLPLVRLLLRLLGLRRTQALMIRFAGNLVETELEIGQARDIAKNIARLVISAARYHLISANCLPQSLVLWWLLRRNAIDSELRIGVRKQHGNFEAHAWVEVFGMALENQASEEQRFAPFEASIRPPEVRLP
- a CDS encoding NAD(P)/FAD-dependent oxidoreductase, translated to MKIVIAGASTSGLFAAYLLANAGHEVEVLERAAKLDPAVRTLIVTDKIHEVMGFVPHEIILNEVKHIDLFSKSRSSKMELDRPDLIIAREKLILMLARMAEELGVKISLNRRFQSFVSAQNGVAISYKDLETGTDKHEMVDYLIGADGVYSAVAKAASYNGHFHTSLLQARIKRPKDVRRDTYQVWFDVERTKYFYWLIPESDDIAAVGLIADDARQAGVSLKSFLKERGWQPLEYQSSKVPMHKYEYSARVKEVSRRVFLVGDSTAQVKVTTVGGVVTGFRGVRAVVEAILEGRSVGKESRGLKRELDLHLLVRKVLDGFTDSDYDRLIEFMDGELKGVLSAETRDDLAQMYFRLVASQPRLVMLGAKGLLRSIG
- a CDS encoding glycosyltransferase family 4 protein, translating into MRVLILHMRFHPDLTGTGPLVTDLATDLVAMGNQVSVVTSMPHYGGKEIASEYRGKLIHRSNFQGVDLWRTFVYVPPNPSGFQRSINYLSYTLMSVVGGLMAEKPDVILCINPPITVGFSGWLVSLARRVPMVFNVQDVWPDCLVLIDQLRNPLLIRTFKHLEKFIYRASSRVTVLSEGMKENLLNKGVPEEKIEIIPNWANVETIRPVDKHNRFRVANGLNGDFVVMFAGNLGFIAMLENVVETARLLQHDPNIQFLIVGEGNAKPGLIHRANELGLNNIRFLPTQPKEMLPDMLGAADLSLVTLNKQLGQMNVPSKTYSIMASARPVLASVPLDSEIASLIKTANCGLGVPPEDPASLADAIQKLAGQPEQLCQFGVNGRRYVEEHLSRQKLTAKYNELLHEVAAGKKSLAG
- a CDS encoding PqqD family protein, with protein sequence MEVSFAKRVVVPPDTLINVIGEEAVLLNLKDEQYFGLDSIGTRMWQALTENASIQAASEELLAEYEVSAEVLQKDLNDLLQKLLAHGLVELQGE
- a CDS encoding asparagine synthetase B yields the protein MSGIVGICHSDGRPVDSQLLQRMTDYLAFCGPDAQNFEVFDNVGFGHALLQTTEESLHERQPFSLDGQVWITADARIDARSDLIPRLHSGGQCVEKTATDAELILRAYELWGECCVEHLLGDFAFAIWDKRRRQLFCARDHFGIKPFFYAHIGNQFVFSNTLNCVRLHPWVSTELNEQAIGDFLLFDSNQDLRTTVFAEIQRLPPAHTLTYQAGEIRLRRYWSLPDGDLIRYRRSQDVIDEFLDLLRAAVSDRLRTNRVSVQMSGGLDSAAVAAIAKELLAERSGAFQMEAHTAVYDRLFPDQERYYAGLVAEKLKIPIHFFVADDYLPYAGWNEAEFQQPEPENNPFLNHYLDLTRQCGERHRVILTGSDGDTFFFELPNWYFNDLFRRRKLGRLLFELARYSWTQREFPRIGLRAWIRRRRGIRAESEFPAWLNPDFASRLNLPERWQEYNREQPQHPVRPRIYRVLNDPMWSQHFEGCNEGLCRMPIEYRHPLADLRLLEFSLSLPPVPWLLKKELLRAAMRGILPKSVCLRPKSPLTSSPFIESLRNPHTHWIDKFSPEPLLANFVNRDAVPPCVGEVDDYRLWVNARPLSLNFWLAALTLAGQSSHQENKNGVESVSCFGQSQST
- a CDS encoding 50S ribosomal protein L11 methyltransferase produces the protein MYSVASYGSMMADQVRMETYVQALRQSVKPGSVVLDIGAGTGICALLACQLGARRVYAVEPNDAIQIAREIAAANGYADRIEFIQDLSTNITLPERADVIVSDLRGVLPFLGHHFASIADARRRHLAPGGVLIPQHDTMWAAIVTAPKLYAEFVEPWEQHNHGFNMQAARKLVLNTWSKGRVAADQLLTEAKPWAELDYSTLESANVSADLHWNITQPGDAHGVLVWFDTVLADGVGFSNAPGGGAAVYGSAMFPFLKPVAVQIGDNVDARLSANLIVDDYLWSWQTTIRQQQAVKAEFRQSTFFGTPLSPSQLRRRASEFSPSLNEDGRIVSFILGRMAGEISLRELADQLLTEFPARFPTHRAALAKVGQLSQQFSR
- a CDS encoding sugar transferase, coding for MNPQFYQSSVDEAVLPAGPNGIDVGSFFRSRNHREPSLKRPLDVMLSLLMLALSAPFSILVAVLIKLEDGGPIFYRQRRWGRYGKPFSVLKFRTMIADADRKFGLKQAVENDQRITRIGRLLRATGLDELPQIINILRGEMSFVGPRALAVGEIIYDETGQRLEYEQVRGFIERLAVRPGLTSVATIFIPKDSTALRKFRYDLLYIRKQSFRLDLYLISLSFWISFRGKWETRQKKL
- a CDS encoding serine/threonine protein kinase, whose amino-acid sequence is MPDWRDAALLEAQAFYSTPYEDDHGEPVLRVWNVAGSEYIRLLYADNTEFILDRRGTQIWVTWPQSQTLEDAATYLLGPVLGLVLRLRGVTCLHASAVVLGERAIALVGASGAGKSTTAAAFAGAGYQVLADDIVALDEVADRFWVRPAYPRVRLWPSSVEALFGSEDALPLMTPTWDKRYLDLAESRVGFQRQPVTLAAIYVLDERSSNPAAPFVESLPDNQKLVTLVANTYANYLLEKPMRAAEFGSLGRLCRQIPLRKITPHADPKFIPKLCQSIVEDVQNLPRPLMRFARSVENEAENQSASLEQLCIA